The sequence below is a genomic window from Shinella zoogloeoides.
GACCGGCCAGCTCTCGCGCGAGGAAATTGCCCGCGCGGAAGGCAATCCGAACCACAAGCTGAAGCTTTCCGAGCCGAAGGTCCGCGTGCCGGAATCCAAGCGCAAGGGCCCGCGCTACACGCCGGTCTCCAAGCGCCAGGATCGCCCGAACGCCATTCTCTGGCTCGTGCGCAACCATCCCGAACTGAAGGATGCGCAAATCTCGCGTCTCGTCGGCACGACCAAGTCGACGATCGAGCAGATCCGCGACCGCACCCACTGGAATTCAACGAATCTGACGCCGATGGATCCGGTGACGCTCGGCCTGTGCTCGCAGATCGATCTCGACCTGGAAGTCGAGCGCGCCTCCAAGGGCCGTCCGCTGCCGACCGCCGCCGAACTCGGCGCGACGCTCGAAGCCGCCCAGGAAACGGAAAAGCTGCCCTACAGCACCGACCGCGAGGACGAGAAGGAAATCGATGCCGATGCCGTCTTCGCCAAGCTCAAGTCGCTGAAGTCGTCCACGCCTGACGACGACGAGGACGACCGCTTCTAAGCAGCGCATCGTCGAGGAAGATCAAAAACCCGGCCGTTCCAACGGCCGGGTTTTTTATTGGCGCTCTGCCGGCCTGAATCGGAAACCCTCAGCCGATCCGGCGCCCTGCCAGCGCGGCCGCGATCTCGTCGAGAATGGCGGGATCGTCGATCGTCGCCGGCATCTTCCACGCCTCGCCGTCGGCGATCTTCTGCATTGTGCCACGCAGGATCTTGCCGGAGCGGGTCTTCGGCAGGCGCTTCACGCAGATCGCCGTCTTGAACGCCGCGACGGGCCCGATGCGCTCGCGCACGAGCCCCATGACCTCCTGCTCCACGAGCGATGATTCACGTGAAACACCGCTCTTGAGAACGAGGAAGCCGGCCGGCACTTGGCCCTTGACCGCATCGGCAATGCCGATCACCGCGCATTCGGCAACGTCCGGATGGCTGGCGCAGACCTCCTCCATGCCGCCCGTCGAAAGCCGGTGGCCGGCGACATTGATGATGTCGTCCGTGCGCGCCATGACGAAGACGTATCCGTCCTCGTCGACATAGCCGGCATCGGCCGTCTTGTAGTAACCGGGAAACTCCGAAAGACAGGCCGCGCGGAACCGCTCGTCGGCATTCCAGAAGGTCGTCAGGCAGCCCGGGGGCAGGGGCAGTTTCAGGGCGATGTTGCCGAGCGTGCCAGGCGCCACTTCATGGCCGGCATCATCAAGCACGTGCAGCTCGTAGCCCGGCATGGGCACGGTGGGCGAGCCGTGTTTCACCGGAAGCTGTCCGAGACCGATCGGATTACCGACGATCGCCCAGCCCGTCTCGGTCTGCCACCAGTGATCGATGACGGGCACGCCGAGCACGCTCTCCGCCCAGCGGATCGTGTCCGGATCCGCGCGTTCGCCGGCCAGGAACAGCGCGCGCAGGCTCGAAAGGTCATGGCGTTTGACGAGCGCGCCCTCGGGGTCCTCCTTGCGGATGGCCCGGAAGGCCGTCGGCGCGGTGAAGAGCACCGAGACGTTGTATTCCTCGACGACCCGCCAGAAGGCGCCCGCATCCGGCGTGCCGACCGGCTTGCCCTCGTAGAGCACCGTCGTGCTGCCGTTCAGAAGCGGCGCATAGACAATATAGGAATGGCCGACCACCCAGCCGATATCCGACGCCGCCCAGTAGACCTCACCCGGTTCGACCCCGTAGAGCGCCCGCATCGTCCAGGCGAGGGCGACCATGTGGCCGCCATTGTCGCGGATCACGCCCTTCGGCTGGCCGGTCGTGCCCGATGTATAGAGGATATAGAGCGGATCGGTCGCGGCGAGCGGGACGCACGGCACCGTGCGCCCACGCGCCGCCGCCAGCGCCGGCCCGAGATCGACATCGCGGCCCTCCGTGAGGTCCGCCGCCAGCTCGGGCCGCTGCAGGACGAGGCAGTGCTCCGGCTTGTGGCGGGCAAGGGCGATCGCTCCGTCGAGAAGCGGCTTGTAGGCGACCACCCGGCTGGGCTCCACGCCGCAGCTTGCCGTGACGACGAGCTTGGCCGCGCAATCGTCTATCCGCGCCGCCAGTTCGCTCGCGGCAAACCCGCCGAAGACCACCGAGTGAATGGCGCCGATGCGCGCGCAGGCCAGCATGGCGAAGACCGCTTCGGGAATCATCGGCATGTAGAGGATGACGCGGTCGCCCTTGCCGACGCCATGATCGGCCAGCACCGCCGCCATCGCGTTCACCTGCGCCAGCAGCTCGGCATAGCTGTAGCGCGCCTTCCGACCGGTTACGGGACTGTCATAGATCAGCGCGGCCTGCTCGCCCCGCCCGGCCGCCACATGCCGGTCGACGCAGTTGTGGCAGGTATTGCCGGCCGCATCCGGAAACCAGCGCCCGTAGACGCCCTGTCCGCCGTCGAAAATCTGCGTCGGTTCCGTAAACCAGTCGATCGCCCTGGAAAGCTCGGCCCAGTGGCCGCCCGGATCGTCCTTCCAGGCACGATAGATCTCGGCATAGCTCTTCAGCATCGCATCCTCCCTGTCCGGCCAGCGCGTGGCCGGTTCCTCCGAAGGGAAGAATAGGAGAGGGCGGCCTTTCCGCAAAGCCAGACCAAAGCCTCAAGTGGTGGGGTTACCCCTTGCTCTTTGTCAGGACGAGCGTATCAGCGCGAACCGAAGATCGCCGATCCGACGCGCACGCTGGTCGCACCGAGGCCGATGGCGGCCTCGTAATCGCCGGACATGCCCATCGAGAGCTTATCGAGGTTGCAGCGCTCGGCGAGCTTGGCGAGCAGCGCGAAATGCGGTCCGGGATTTTCGTCCGCCGGCGGAATGCACATCAATCCCTCGATGACGAGGCCGAGTTCGTTGCGGCAGAGGGAGACGAAGGCGACCGTATCATCCGGCGCGATCCCGGCCTTCTGCGGCTCCAGCCCGGTATTGACCTGGACATAGAGCCGCAGCGCACGGCCCTGCCGCGCCATCTCGGCGGCGATCGCCCGGGCGATCTTCTCCCGGTCGACGGTCTCGATGACGTCGAACAGCGCGACGGCTTCCGCCGCCTTGTTGGATTGCAGCGGGCCGATTAGGTGCAGCTCGATGCCCGCCGTCTCCGCACGGAGCCCGGGCCACTTGCCCTGCGCTTCCTGCACGCGGTTTTCACCGAAGACACGCTGGCCGGCCGCGATCGCCGGGCGGATCTCCTCCGCGCCGAAGGTCTTGGACACCGCGACGAGGCTCACCGATTCGGGCCGCCGGCCGGCTTCGGCGGCCGCCTTGCGCATCCGGTTGCGAACGTCTTCGAGACGGTCCTGCAGCTCCATGATCACTCTCCATCTGTATCCTCTCCCGGACCTAGCGAAATCGGCGTCGCTTGCCAAGCGCGGGCGGGCGTCGCGCGTGGGTGCGGGGCCGGAAAACTTGACGCTTCGGCGGTTTCATGATGAAGGTCTCGGCACCATATTCGCATGGGCGAACCGCCCGAAAAGACTTCCAAAGACTTCCGGAACATCAAAGACATGGCCACCGAACGTTACAATCCGCGCGATGCCGAGCCCCGCTGGCAGGCAAAATGGAACGACGAGAACGTCTTTCTGACCGACAACGATGACCCGCGCGAAAAGTACTACGTGCTTGAGATGTTCCCCTATCCGTCGGGCCGCATCCATATGGGCCATGTGCGCAACTACGCCATGGGCGACGTGGTAGCGCGCTACAAGCGCGCACGCGGCTTCAACGTGCTGCATCCGATGGGCTGGGACGCCTTCGGCATGCCGGCCGAGAACGCCGCCATGCAGAACAAGGTCCACCCGAAGGGCTGGACCTACGAGAACATCGCCACGATGCGCAAGCAGCTCAAATCCATGGGCCTGTCGCTCGACTGGTCGCGTGAATTCGCCACCTGCGATGTCGAATATTACCAGCGCCAGCAGCACCTCTTCCTCGACTTCCTGGAAAAGGGCCTCGTCTACCGCAAGCAGTCCAAGGTGAACTGGGACCCGGTCGACCACACGGTTCTCGCCAACGAGCAGGTCATCGACGGCCGCGGCTGGCGCTCGGGCGCGCTGGTCGAGCAGCGCGAGCTGACACAATGGTTCTTCCGCATCACCGATTTCAGCCAGGATCTGCTCGATTCGCTGGAGACGCTCGACCAGTGGCCGGAAAAGGTCCGGCTGATGCAGAAGAACTGGATCGGCCGCTCGGAAGGCATGCTGGTGCGCTGGGAGGTTTCCAGCGGCGCGGAGCTGACGAGCGAGAAGGACATCACGGTCTACACGACTCGTCCCGACACGCTGTTCGGCGCGTCGTTCCTCGCCATTTCCGCGGACCATCCGCTGGCACGGGAAGTCTCGGCGAAGAACCCCGAGATCATGGCGTTCTGTGAGGAATGCCGCCGTGCCGGCACCTCGCTCGCCGCGCTTGAGACCGCCGAGAAGAAGGGTCTGGACACCGGTATCCGCGTCCGTCATCCCTTCGATCCGAGCTGGGAACTGCCTGTTTATGTCGCCAACTTCGTGCTGATGGATTACGGTACGGGCGCCATCTTCGGCTGCCCCTCCGGCGACCAGCGCGACCTCGATTTCGCCCGCAAGTACGACCTGCCAGTCGTACCCGTCGTCATGCCCGGGGATGGCGATGCCGCCACCTTCGCGATCGGCGACGAGGCCTATGTCGGCGACGGCGTGATGATCAATTCGCGCTTCCTCGACGGCCTCGGCACCGAGGAAGCCTTCGAGGAGGTGGCAAAGCGCCTTACCGCCGCCATGCTCGGCAACGCGCCGGTGGGCGAGCGCAAGGTGAATTTCCGCCTGCGCGACTGGGGTATTTCGCGCCAGCGCTACTGGGGCTGCCCGATCCCTGTCATCCATTGCGACGGTTGCGGCGTGGTTCCCGTGCCGAAGGCCGACCTGCCGGTCAAGCTGCCCGACGACGTGACCTTCGATAAGCCGGGCAACCCGCTCGACCGGCACCCGACCTGGCGCCACGTCGCCTGCCCGCAGTGCGGCAAGGACGCCCGCCGCGAGACGGACACGATGGACACTTTCGTCGATTCGTCCTGGTATTTCGCCCGCTTCACCGCGCCCTGGGAGAACGACCCAACCGATCCGGCCGCCGCCAACGCCTGGCTGCCGGTCGACCAATATATCGGCGGCATTGAGCATGCGATCCTGCATCTGCTCTATTCGCGCTTCTTCACCCGCGCCATGCAGGTGGCCGGCCATGTCGACCTGAAGGAACCCTTCAAGGGCCTCTTCACCCAGGGCATGGTCGTGCACGAAACCTATAGCCGCGCCGTCGACGGCAAGCGCGAATGGGTGACGCCCGCCGAGATCCGCATCGAGGAAGCGGACGGCAAGCGCCGCGCGACCCATCTCGAATCCGGCGAAGAAATCGCCATCGGCTCGATCGAGAAGATGTCGAAATCGAAGAAGAACGTCGTTGATCCCGACGATATCATCGCCTCCTACGGCGCCGATACCGCCCGCTTCTTCGTGCTCTCCGATTCGCCGCCGGACCGTGACGTCATCTGGTCGGAAGCCGGCGTCGAAGGCGCGCACCGCTTCGTCCAGCGCGTCTGGCGCCTCGTCGCGGAGGCCGCGCCTGTCCTGAAGGCCGCCGAAAGCCGCCCGGGCAGCGAGGGGGAAGCCCTCGCCGTCTCGCAGGCCGCCCACAGGACGCTAAAGGCCGTTCAGGCCGATTACGACAAGCTGGCCTTCAACAAGGCTGTGGCGCGCATCTACGAATTCGTCAACGCGCTCGCCGCGCCGCTGACGGCCGCCGCCGCCGGCAAGGCCTCGCCGGAATTGGCCTCGGCCCTACGCGAGGCCGTGGCCATCCTCATCCGCATCGTCGCCCCCATGACGCCGCACCTGTCGGAAGAATGCTGGCGCGAGATCGGCGGCGAGGGCCTCGTCGCCATGTCCGGCTGGCCGGCCTATGACGACCGGCTCGTCGCTGAAAACGAGATCACCCTGCCGGTGCAGATCAACGGCAAGAAACGCGCGGATTTGACAATCGCCCGCGACGCGGACCAGAGTGCGGTCGAACAGGCCGTGCTCGCGCTCGAGGCGGTCCAGGCCGCGCTTGCCGGCCAGAGTCCCAGGAAGATCATCGTCGTACCGCAGAGGATCGTGAATGTTGTTGTCTGACGGAACCGGCCTCTCGCGGCTTGCAAAAGTGCTTGCCGG
It includes:
- a CDS encoding DUF1013 domain-containing protein, with protein sequence MAQQLLMPKATAVWLVDNTALSFDQIATFCKLHPLEVKAIADGESAQGIKGLDPISTGQLSREEIARAEGNPNHKLKLSEPKVRVPESKRKGPRYTPVSKRQDRPNAILWLVRNHPELKDAQISRLVGTTKSTIEQIRDRTHWNSTNLTPMDPVTLGLCSQIDLDLEVERASKGRPLPTAAELGATLEAAQETEKLPYSTDREDEKEIDADAVFAKLKSLKSSTPDDDEDDRF
- a CDS encoding propionyl-CoA synthetase produces the protein MLKSYAEIYRAWKDDPGGHWAELSRAIDWFTEPTQIFDGGQGVYGRWFPDAAGNTCHNCVDRHVAAGRGEQAALIYDSPVTGRKARYSYAELLAQVNAMAAVLADHGVGKGDRVILYMPMIPEAVFAMLACARIGAIHSVVFGGFAASELAARIDDCAAKLVVTASCGVEPSRVVAYKPLLDGAIALARHKPEHCLVLQRPELAADLTEGRDVDLGPALAAARGRTVPCVPLAATDPLYILYTSGTTGQPKGVIRDNGGHMVALAWTMRALYGVEPGEVYWAASDIGWVVGHSYIVYAPLLNGSTTVLYEGKPVGTPDAGAFWRVVEEYNVSVLFTAPTAFRAIRKEDPEGALVKRHDLSSLRALFLAGERADPDTIRWAESVLGVPVIDHWWQTETGWAIVGNPIGLGQLPVKHGSPTVPMPGYELHVLDDAGHEVAPGTLGNIALKLPLPPGCLTTFWNADERFRAACLSEFPGYYKTADAGYVDEDGYVFVMARTDDIINVAGHRLSTGGMEEVCASHPDVAECAVIGIADAVKGQVPAGFLVLKSGVSRESSLVEQEVMGLVRERIGPVAAFKTAICVKRLPKTRSGKILRGTMQKIADGEAWKMPATIDDPAILDEIAAALAGRRIG
- the leuS gene encoding leucine--tRNA ligase; this translates as MATERYNPRDAEPRWQAKWNDENVFLTDNDDPREKYYVLEMFPYPSGRIHMGHVRNYAMGDVVARYKRARGFNVLHPMGWDAFGMPAENAAMQNKVHPKGWTYENIATMRKQLKSMGLSLDWSREFATCDVEYYQRQQHLFLDFLEKGLVYRKQSKVNWDPVDHTVLANEQVIDGRGWRSGALVEQRELTQWFFRITDFSQDLLDSLETLDQWPEKVRLMQKNWIGRSEGMLVRWEVSSGAELTSEKDITVYTTRPDTLFGASFLAISADHPLAREVSAKNPEIMAFCEECRRAGTSLAALETAEKKGLDTGIRVRHPFDPSWELPVYVANFVLMDYGTGAIFGCPSGDQRDLDFARKYDLPVVPVVMPGDGDAATFAIGDEAYVGDGVMINSRFLDGLGTEEAFEEVAKRLTAAMLGNAPVGERKVNFRLRDWGISRQRYWGCPIPVIHCDGCGVVPVPKADLPVKLPDDVTFDKPGNPLDRHPTWRHVACPQCGKDARRETDTMDTFVDSSWYFARFTAPWENDPTDPAAANAWLPVDQYIGGIEHAILHLLYSRFFTRAMQVAGHVDLKEPFKGLFTQGMVVHETYSRAVDGKREWVTPAEIRIEEADGKRRATHLESGEEIAIGSIEKMSKSKKNVVDPDDIIASYGADTARFFVLSDSPPDRDVIWSEAGVEGAHRFVQRVWRLVAEAAPVLKAAESRPGSEGEALAVSQAAHRTLKAVQADYDKLAFNKAVARIYEFVNALAAPLTAAAAGKASPELASALREAVAILIRIVAPMTPHLSEECWREIGGEGLVAMSGWPAYDDRLVAENEITLPVQINGKKRADLTIARDADQSAVEQAVLALEAVQAALAGQSPRKIIVVPQRIVNVVV
- a CDS encoding YggS family pyridoxal phosphate-dependent enzyme yields the protein MELQDRLEDVRNRMRKAAAEAGRRPESVSLVAVSKTFGAEEIRPAIAAGQRVFGENRVQEAQGKWPGLRAETAGIELHLIGPLQSNKAAEAVALFDVIETVDREKIARAIAAEMARQGRALRLYVQVNTGLEPQKAGIAPDDTVAFVSLCRNELGLVIEGLMCIPPADENPGPHFALLAKLAERCNLDKLSMGMSGDYEAAIGLGATSVRVGSAIFGSR